The genomic segment GACGTTAAAAGATCATCCTATAAGGGGGTGCATGACTGCTAAAGAATAGCATCAGTTGTAAATCAATTCGAAATGAACAGTAAAAGCAAGAGAATATAATGCTGTTTTAAGTTTGGCATGCAGCTTTGTGCTCTCAAGAAAAGGCTCCATGTAACAAGCCAGTCACAAAAACACATTCTTAATTTCTCCAGCGCTGACTATATATGTAGAAGAGGCTTGTAATTGCCAATTATACTCTTCTTTTATGGATCTTCATATACACATTTCTTCTAAGTCTTTTAAGGTAAGCATGACCGTAATGAATATCATGCAATTACAACCACGCAAATGGAGATGTTCGCATCTGTTTGGAATGTGCAGACAGATGAAAAGGCGCTTGAGCCTCAACCAATGAAATTTGGGGACTCAAGAGTTAATTAGGCAATGATCTTAATGTAAACAGAATTAGCATGTATATATCATAGTAAAACATAAGTTAGCTGAGCAATGATTTAGAAGAGGGACTAAATGAAGTTTTGTGTAAACAAACAAAAGGGCACAGGGTTAGAAGCACATTGCAAAAGGCTTCCTTAAGACTTCAAACATAAGCATGAAAAGATAGAGAAGGCATCTATCTCCTAAAGTCCACAGACACAAGGATGAAAGTAAGCATCTTGGATTAAATTCAGACAATAACACAGAAATAAGTTTGCTATAGTAGAACATCTgaaactcaagaaaaaaagCTTTAATTAGTTGGTAACATCTGAATATGTATGTTCAGATTCATAGCTACAATATGGTTCAAGAATTGAAGCTTAAAGAACCGACCAAATAATATGTTACCTGAGTTTTCTTATCCTTGCTGTATTGAAGAAACCAGATCCACTGGTCAGGATCAATTCCACTGGGACGCCTTGCAACATTTTCCTCCAACGTCAATGGCTCTTTATAAAAGCGATGATGGAGATTAAATCCGGTATCTTTCCATTTCTTTCCAATACTCTTCATGATATAGTCTCTTAATCGACCATCCTCCACAAGAATCTTTTTCTGCATAAGACAAGATATTATTAAACAAGTCAAACATAGATCATAATacaaaaataagacataagACAATTCAGTTAAGGACAAATTCAAGCGCATGTATCAAAATTCTCAAAAGAAATTTCTAATTAAAACtacataaattaattaaaacagaaatcaaaatacaacataatcaattatttcactgaaaaattttcaacaattccataacaATAGTGAGAAGAATAATGATAAgcaaaaaacttagtgtttcaAATTGAAAATCTAACTCAAACGCAAGCTCAGCATTAACAGGAATTAGTGTGCATGTACGAATCGGAGTTCATCCTAcatgagtaatttttttttttttttgggataattCAAATTTAGTAACTTTAATGCAAGATGCATATGTATTCCCTTGAAGAAGAGTACACTGCAATGAAACTTagctagcgtttggccataaattttggatcagattttgaaaatttatcttcaaatttCTGTTCGGCCATGAAATTTGATCagattttgaaatattttcaagttccaaaaacTGGAGAAATTTCACATTCGCTCacaaaacttcaatttttttttccaaataaaatgcTTGTCCAAACACAACAAGTTCcaaaaatcacaacttcaagaactcaaattttcaagtttttaaTTTCAACTTAAAAATTTATGGCCAGACGGGATCTAAGCTCATCAAAAGGGAGCAAAATCAACTTTAGTTATACTACAATTTCAGATAATCACAACTactcaccaacaacaacaacaacatacccggtgAAATACACGAAAGTGGGAGTGCAGGGAAGGTAGAAGTCTTTCGAGCTACACCTCGTGGAAGATAGAAAGGTTGTTTGCGATGACACCAAGTACAAAGGACAAGCAATTGACGCGTATAAAAAGTCATGacaaaatactataaaaaacATGATAAAGCTGTCTAAAAAAgaggggcaaaaaaaaaaaggagccaACTACCACAAATTAAtacgataatcgaagtacaagaaacaactaTATAGTAGCAGAAATCAACGGAAAAGAAACTAGAAGAGTAATACTATGACAACTAGTATGAACACAACTACTCACCAAAAGGGAGAAAAATCAACTTCAATTACACTGCAATTTCAGATAATCACAACTACAATAATTACCGCATTGCAACACTCTCATTAGCTAGggttaaacaaaacaaaaaaagttcgAACCCGAATAGCGGCCGATTAATTGTCAAAATTGTAGGCCTCTACATACATAACAACGTATACATGTAAAATTGCAGAAATTCCTATATAACCTTGCAtctatgtatacatgtatgaaTCGGAGGAAAAATATCCTAAATAACATTgcatctatttatacatatcatcaacatatacatatacgaatcggccaaaaataataataaatgcaAGCACTAACTGAAAAATTAAGCAAAAAATTCACTCAAAACCAAgcacaaaatgaaaaattaagcAAAAAATTCACTCAAAACAAAGTACGAAATGAAAAATTAAGCAAAAAACTCACTTAAAGTAAAGCAAGCAAAGCATTTTGGGTGAAATTTGGAGAGCTATTTGAGATttggggatatatatatatatatatatatatatatatatataagatacaATCTCcaacttttgtagtcctcacatgataTTTTTGGTTCATTTTACCTCCAAATGAAGCTTTAATTACCTTAAAAGTTATCACCTATTTTTAATATTACAGAGTGATAATGTGTAAAAAGTGatagtgacattcaaagaaTCTATTTATTCAACcaaatttaaactttttaaatccATTTTACCCACTAATTGAAACTTTAATTTGGTAAATTTGAATTGCTATAGGGGATTTTACGAGTGATGATGTGGAAAATGTGATAATGagactataaaaaaaaatctatttattgagacaaatttaaaattgatcaaaaattttgttatcttttttgtttatgAGGAAATGACTATTatacttttttcaaattattttattcctataaaatttattatagacaagtaaaaattTATCATGACATTGTCTTTACGCCGGTACATgcttaattattaaattaattttttttatagataaCTAAAAATATTTGACAAAATCAATTACATACATGTTtaagaaatcacaatataaatttctttaaaaaataaattaaattaagaaaaataaaaaaaatatcatttctTAACCGAAAAGGAAAGATTAAGtaagaattattttttattaatttttcagtTCCTTttgtattatttaatttaaaggaACATCTAAAAAAGTATTTCGTTATATCaagacttttatttatttaattttaagtgctaattttatttataagttaacttcatttcttcaaaaggttGGGCGTAAGGCGGGGTTTTACATATACCTCAGTGAGGCGTAAGTCCCATGGGtattaatttttagtatttcataaaataatataattacaataaatatttttaaataggtaaaattacattaaaaaaaaatgtaaataaatgatacatatatatata from the Lycium ferocissimum isolate CSIRO_LF1 chromosome 11, AGI_CSIRO_Lferr_CH_V1, whole genome shotgun sequence genome contains:
- the LOC132037350 gene encoding uncharacterized protein LOC132037350, whose translation is MKSIGKKWKDTGFNLHHRFYKEPLTLEENVARRPSGIDPDQWIWFLQYSKDKKTQERKRSRGELWTLTHKRKDKTYMNAATKIIGEEIERMARQRKFQKLIHLHKC